The Tripterygium wilfordii isolate XIE 37 chromosome 1, ASM1340144v1, whole genome shotgun sequence sequence CCCATCGAACAGCGAATTTCGGAGGGCAAGATCTAATTTTACTAATCTGGGTATCGTTAGCGGTGCTAAATGGGAAATGGGTTCGATCGAGAATCAAGATTCAATAATTGGGTacaattagggttttggggCTGATGAAACCGACGAGAACTCGCGCTTAAAATTCAGGTTCTGTATTGGTTTCAATGGTGTTCCCCTGGCTACGGAGGAGGAGCAAGGCGGGTAATTGATGGTTACGGTGGTTTACGCCGGGAGGGTCTCCCGGTGATGGAAGGAAACGAAGTGATGGTGAATGGTTGGAAATCGTTAAAGGGTTGGAGAAGAGCTGTATATTATAGCAAATTGTGAAATGTTGGAAAATGTCATAAAAACCCCTATCTTTATTAAGTAAAAGGAAACAAATGGGGGTCAATTGTGACAATGTACACGGCATTACTAGTTATAACTTATATGTGAAGTTGGATTTTTGTCCCTCTCCAACATCAAATATCACAAAGGACAATTTGTACTGAGCGCGCGGCTATTTTTGGATAGGATTTATTAGTAAAATaattttggcatctttttgaGTTAAAAAACAGCTATTATTTTCATCAATATTTTCATTGAATAAGCActaaatatttcattattttcataaaaaatccTCCCATGTTGTTTCTAGGGGATTGCAATTCATACCCGATCTATTTCGAATTGACGAAATCCACTCCAATCCGCGTGGATTTTTCCCAATCCAATTCGATAATAAGATGGGATGGGGACGGGGCAAAGAAGCCCAACTCACATGCGAGGCAAGACCCAGGGGTCTGCCTCCCAACTCACCCTACAATTCATCTCGCACCTTGTCCCACAACTAGGCCTAGTTAATGATATTcctaaatgtatatatatacataaatttcAAAACTTCTTTTATAATATGAATAAATATTTATGTGTACAAGCATATATTAATTTGGTATTATTATTAAGATCAAAGTAACAATGTTGATTTGTTGGATTAAGTATGTTgatgttgattaattaaattaaaaatatttatttgttggattattttggattatacaaatttatttcattatttgtatattaatgTTGATGTTGAGTCCGGTCTAGATCAGTTCGGGTAGGGTCGGATTGGTACGGACATTTAATCGAAGTGCGTACCTACGAGTTTTAGCGGGACAAGGATGGGTGTAAATGCTACCCCAACATGTGCAGATAGGGCATACCCTTGGAGGTGCGGGGCGAGGATGGGGCAGCCATCATCCTCCCTTGCCCCGTTGCCATCCTTTCACTTTTTTCGCAGACTCTGTAcctctctctccctttctcgCTCCCACGCTCACTACACTGCTGCTAAGCCCTCATATCATTATCCATACCCAAAAACCCACCATCATCTCTGATTTTATCTCCAACTCCAAAATGGGTGACACCCACAAATTCCTTCAATTCCTGCAATCGACAAAGTACCCAAACCCGACTTGCTCCGCGCACTTGAGTCCTCCATTGTCTCATCATTCCGGACCAACCCGATTTGCGCCAACAAAAACTCATCGTTGTCATTTTCGGACCTAGTGGGGTTGGTAAGGATGCGGTCATCAAGAAACTCAGTGAAGTCCATGAGAATATCCATTTTGTGATGATTGCCACTAGCAGCAGAATGCGACCAAGTGAAGTCGACGGAAGGATGTTACGCAACCAATTGTAACTCAAGCAAACAACACTTTGTCGGATTAGAGACCGACGGTCTCCAAAGTGAAATGAAGCAACCGAGCCAACAAGAGATGGCTCGGTTGGTAATCaactgagttagacatatgtgtgttcaatgttcgattccaatgataatcaaatttctcaatggtatttttttaaaaaaaatctaaatagtAAATTCTTCTATAATAATCCACTGGTGTAGACTAATTTAACCCTTTCTCTTGATGGGCCCAATAAGCCATGACACAAAAAACCAGCCATCCCATTAGACTAAGCCCAAACAATTAAAATGTCATGAGGCTCGTAACAAAGGGAGTACCATTATTTCGTGACCAACGAGGAGTTTTTGTCGATGGTGGAGCGGGACATGTCATATCAGGCAATTGTGTCGAGGGTGGATATTCAGGGGCGGAAACTTTACGGCGGATTGTGGGGAATTCGGCTGTGTTCGTATTTGTGGTGCCGGACAGTGAGCTGAAGATGGTGGAGAGGTTGATTGAGGGAAAGACGGAGAGCAAGGAGGAATTGCTTGTGAGGATTACCACAGCGAGAGAGGAGTTGAAGCATGTCAGGAATTTTGACTATGTTGTAGTGAGTGAATGCAGACGGGAAGCTTGATAATGCTGTGAAGTTGGTGGAGAGTattatttgattctttgggatgCTGTGATGTTACAAATATGGTTGCATATGAATTTACCTGATGGTTGTATGCGTTGTTTTGAATGAATGTAAAGTTTCCTAGGTCTTGTCATTGAGTTCACTAAGTGGAGGATGTTTTGATGAGTATATCTGGAAACAGGAAACATGAGAAGCAGGTAGGGATATAACAAATAGAGTGAAGTCCTTCAAATTTTGGTTGATTTCATACTTTGTtgccatacatatatatcaagtatcaacatatagaatgcttTTTCCCTTGTAGTTTCAAATAAAGAAGAGAAATTATGGACTTCACTCTATTTGTTATATCCCTACCTGCATGGGGcttgttttgtttcttcttttaacttaaaaaaatcatagataAAAATGGATGATTCGGGTCTCATTTTTTTCTGAAAAGAATTTTTGAGAAACTTGTATACCAAGTTTGGATAAAGCATTCTCTGTAGGTGTGTGTATTTCCTAATGGCTACTGTTTGATTGAAGTTAGGGGATCCAGGCGTAGGTTAAATGAAAGACCTACTTGTGATGATATATTGCCTGGTTCATTCTGGGCAGATATTCCTAAGGATGACTTGTGGCTAGGGGTGAAAGGCCAACCAAGATCGGATATAGCTGGTTTTCCGCGAAATCTATTTCAGTAGAGCGTATGATGTCGATGGCCCGAGGTAGAGCACTCAATGGGCTAGGGTGGCCCCATTTCGCCTTACCAACCCCAGGGAAACTCCGAATACAGGCCTAGATCGTTTGTACAGACAGACTTTTTTGGTGCTAAGATCAAAAGTCGAGAGGGAAACAGCCCAGATCGTACGCTAAGGTCCCTAAGCAATCACTTAGTGGAAAAGGAAGTGATCGAGCGATGACAACCAGGAGGTGGGCTAGACTGATGCAAACCAGCATCCAAGGCCCAGCCCGCACCCACATACGCATGGGCCGACTGTAACCAAAGCCTAGGACCGAACCCAATTCTCAGGGttggcccgaaaaccttggctgatgGGTTAAGGCAAGCCTTGCGCATATATGGCGCAAAGCTCGCTCCcactcttccgatgtgggacaagggAAAGCTCCAGATCACTGCATCATAGACTTTCCAGGAAGACTGCTTGTGATGAAGAAGTAAGTTTCATTCTGTATGTGGGAAGTGGATGTGGAcggttcattttttttccttggccaTCATTTCCCTTCATTTTCTTGGGGACGTATTTTCTTTCCTTGCAAGTGATGATTAGAGGTCACTTCTGGATTAAGACCTACAAATTACAGAATCTTTCCCTTTCATGTATCCTTTTCTTGCAACCTTTCACACACAAAGAGGACTTAGTAAGGACCTAGAATAAGACTactttttaagggtgtggataagtgaaatgacaaatgaGATTCATTGTattgggtctcacatgtttcaaatcaatggtgaaaacataaaTCCTTATTTTAGGTCCTTCTTATGAGAAAATtcatgtatgtatacatacctaaaaaaaaatgtacttcACTACTTTCTAACACCAATCTTACggattctaatttttttttgtcctaactATCACGAGGGGTCCACGATTTCGTATGCATCATGCTCGTCCATCTTAACATTTGAGATAGAACACTGAAAGTCTTAGCATTTTTGCTTTTTATTTTACCTCAATTTGATATGAAGAAGAAAGTGGATGGGGGGCTTGTAAATTCCCTACTTGAGATTGTAGGAAAGAATTGGAGCAACAACAATTCCCAAATAAACAGAAACGCCAACAATTCAAAGACCAAGACCACACTCAACAACATTCCTAGCTGGATTACATGTCGTAATACAGAAGAAAAACAAGACACACGTCTCCGTGTTTCTTCATCTGGTTATGGTCATGGAGGTGAATTATCTTTCCTTTTTTAATGGATTGGCAGACAACAAAGcagaattataataataataataataataataataataataataataataatattattatgtaGTTGTGGTCAGGTCATGCCCACCTGTACGGGGTGTACTCAGAGATTTGTATGAAGAATATTCCAGCAATAATTGACAATTTGACGGTGTGAATGTGATCAAAAACTAAAGAGTTTGTGTGTAATTGAAGGTACAATTTTAGGGAGTTTTGAGTTCCCCACTTGAACCTTTAACTTGACACAAATACTCTTCCTAAACCCATCCCTGCAAGCCAAAACCAACAACAATTTCAGCAACTACACAAAAATGATGTGTTTTTGgatgcttttttattttttttaaaaaaattgagaataatTTAGTAGGCATGCTCTTTGAACAGTCTACTAAACTCAAACTAGGGTGGGTTAGGCACATGTAAACATGTCCGACAGGTTAATTGGGCTGAGACCTAATCACTTGACTGCGCTAGGCATGCGCAAATCCACCCGATGGGGACAACTCACTAAACCCAAACTTGAGTCGAGCTAGACATGCGCAAAATTCACTAAACCCAAACTTGGGCCTAGCTAGGCACGCGCAAAATTTCTTGACAGGTTAATTGAGTTGAGACCAAGCGCAAACCACTTGGAAATAATGGTGTCTGCTTAAAATCGAACTCTTGATCTTGACCGGGCTAGGCATGCGCAAACCAGCCCGACAATGACAACCCATTAAACCCAAACGCAGGTTGGGATAGGCACGCTCAAACCCGCTTGACAGGTTAGTTGGACCAAAACCTAAcgcaaaccacttgaaaatagtggCACTAATTTAGAATCGAACTCCCGCTCAAACCCGCTTGACAGGTTAGTTGGACCAAAACCTAGcgcaaaccacttgaaaatagtggCACTAATTTAGAATCGAACTCCCGACCTCGGGCAAGATTCTTTACGCCCTAGGTCcaaagagataaccaactaCGCTATTGCCAAGTGGTTATCATAAACATACATAAGAGAAATGAAAGGGTGATCATAATCATAAACATACATAATAATAAGCCTTTCAATTATAAAAGCTAGTCAATGGTAGTGTTTTATAAACAAGAACCTATGACATTCAAGCATGCATAACAATTCACGTTAGAGGTCCGCCATTTGAGGTACTAATTTATAACTTATCAAACACCAACCTCCTTAGTTGGCAATTGATTTCTTGTTGTTCCAATAGTAAGTCAACGATTCCAACAGATGATGCATTTTCTTGGGCAAGACCAAAGGATATTGAAACCTCAACATGGTAATTGCTTGTTCATGGAAGTAAGTACTAAGAAGAAGTAAAAGAAGACATGACCAAAATAGCATGGCAAAGCCAAAAGAGCCTCACTTTTAGCAAAGCAAAAGTGGCTTTTGGGTAATCCTTGGGAGCTTCATAGATAGAAAAAACCCACTTTCCTTTAAGACAACAGGAGATAGCTTTTGCCCAAAATTAAAGGAGGGACTAGGAAGTGACAACAAAGCTCACCATGTAACTTTCAAGGAAAAATGACTGAAAGAGAAGCAACCTGACGTTACTCTTTCCTCATGAGTTCCCACAAACAAGATAAACGTGCTCCCCAAGCTCATTCTCCTCTTCTGTTAGTGTTTATAACCACCACTTCTTCTCCATTCTTTCTTCACaacataaaactaaaaaaatttcaaggcactactagtctctctctctctaaatcttccaatttcttcaaatcctTCAACAAGCTTTTAAACAACAAGAGCTTTCAAAGTCCATCTTTGCCATCAACCAAGCTCTTCAACCCAATTGTTCTGATTGGGTGTAGCAGCCAAGTTTCTTTCAACATGGATGTCAGGAAATCTGTTGAAAGCGATGGAAGCGTTCATTTGCAGATTATAGAGAATTCAAGGCTCAGTGAAACTTACGGTTCAAGTAACACCATTTTTGAACTAGAGAACAGGGCAATTGAGAAGAGAGATAGCAGCACTGCAGATTCTGTTGCTCCGACTACACCAACAACAATCCGTGCGCCAGAGAAGAAACTAACGCTCTTCGCTCTGCGCCTTGCTGTTCTTGAAAAAGCAGCCACTGGTCTGGGAACCCTTGGTTTTATTTGGGCCACAGTTGTTCTTCTAGGTGGCTTTGCCATCACTTTAGATAAAACAGACTTCTGGTTTATCACCACTATTCTGTTAATTGAAGGGACTCGAATATTCAGTCGGAGCCATGAGCTTGAATGGCAACATGAAGCAACTTGGTCTATCACTGGTGCTGGAATGAACAGTTTCCGAGCATTAAGGGATAGTTCACACAACTTCTTTGGATATCTGAAAGAAATTTTCAACCCATTATTCACTGTCACAAAGAAAGGTCGACAGAGTAGAGAAGTGACAATGACTACTGCTCAAGCAAGTCCAGGAAACTGGGATCAGAGGAAGACGCCCACTCGAGCATGGACAAATTCAGATGTTCCCCTCCTGCCATATGGCCGATGGGTTTTCCTTTCAAGAAATATTAGCCAAATTCTATATTGGCTTCAAATTTTGTCCGCAACAGCCTGTGTTGTGCTTTCATTGATGAAGCTTATCAAACATAACTATGGCGAGGTATCCAAAGGAGATACTGACAAGAGGAATCGGAAATCCGCCCTGACCATTTTTTATTCCTTGGCTTTAGCAGAAGCTTTGCTATTTCTGATGGAGAAAGCTTACTGGGAGTGGAAGGTCAGATTCTGTAAGTTGTTAGAAGATGTGAACAGTGAATGTGGCTTGGGGCCTTCTGGCATGGTTTCCATGAGAAGGTTCTTTTATGATGCTTATTCAAGGTGTGTAAATGGAAGCATTTTTGATGGCTTGAAAATGGACATGGTAGCTTTTGGTATGGATCTCTTGGCTTCAAATTCTACCGATGAGCAGCTCATTGGAGCCAGAATTCTTCGCCAATTATCCGCAAGTGAACAGTTTTCTGATGACACCCTTCAGAAGATCGGAATAAATATATCATTGATTGAAAGATTGGTTGAGATGTTGAGTTGGAAAAATCCTCAAGAAGAAGAGATCAGGCAGTCAGCAGCAGAAATATTGTCAAAACTAGCTGGCAAAAAGCAGAACTCCTTACGGGTTGCTGGGATACCAGGAGCAATGGAGTCAATCTCATCTTTGCTGGAAACAAACAGAATCTCTATTGCTGCGACTGACGAAATTGGTGAAAAGAGAATCATATTTGATCATAGACATTATGGGTTTTGGACATTTAATCAGTTGGGTCTGCTTATTTTGAAGAAGCTTGCTCATGACCATGACAACTGTGGAAAGATTGGTAATACCAGAGGCCTCTTACCAAAAATCATAGATTTTACACATGCTGAAGAGAGGCTGCTGAAGGATGAAAATGTTGCTCCCTCACAGATTATGACAGTAAAACGATCTCTGCAACTAGTGAAGATGCTGGCAAGCACAACAGGCACCACAGGGGAACATCTTCGAAGAGAGATTTCAGAGATAGTTTTCACAATAAGCAACATAAGAGACATCCTaaaaaatggagaaaagcaCCCAATGTTACAAAAACTGGCCATAGAAATTTTAACCAGTCTGGCACAAGAAGAGGATGCAACAGAGAGAATTGGGGGCACAGGTGGAGTTCTTAAGGAATTGTTCAACATTTTTTTCAACCACCAAATGCCAGAGAGTCAGTATCATGTAAGAATCGCAGCAGGCGAAGCACTGGCAATGCTGGCCTTAGAAAGCAGAAATAATTGtcatcaaattttgaaattacaGGTACTTGAAAGGCTTGTAGGAGCATTAGAGGTTCCACTCCTCCGTATCAACACTGCAAGAATTTTAAGAAACTTGTGCACCTACAGCGGTTCTGATCGCTTCAATCAGCTAAAGGGTGTCGCAGCGGCTGCACCCACAGTAAGTTCTTCTCTTAACTGAAATTATCCTTTTCTGGTTAGAGCATATATATATCTGAAGAagcattttaaacttaaaaacattatctttttttttcgtCAAACCATAATAATGTTCAAAATCTCATCCTAGCCTTTTCACTTCTGGCAGATTCTTAAGGCAATTATGTTGGGAGAAAACAAACTGCAAGAAGTCATGGTAGGACTAGCGGCACATGTTTTGAAATACGTGACTTCTGAAGAATCAACCATCATGTTTGAGGAAGCTGGAATTAAAGAAGCTGATTTGGCGAACAAATTAGTCGAGATCCTAAGAAAGTATGAAAAACCAGCTATTAAAGTTCCACGAATAAGGAGGTTTGCCATTGAGCTGGCAATTTGGATGATGCTAAACAACAGAGAAGATGTACGTATTTTCAAGGATAGGGGAATGGAGGAGGAGCTAGAGGGCGTCCTGGAGACCACAGCTGAGATCGAAAGCTTCAACATCTTCTCTGGCACTGTTGGACTAAGCCGACACAGCACAACGATTCACTCACTTGTTGAAACTGCGTTGGAGTTGCTGAGGGATGGGGAAAATCAAGCAGCGTGGCACTGATTTTCCAAAACCAGTAGTTGTTTTACACCAATATTGTTCTGATAAAATACTTGTAAATACACATGGATGAAAGTCATATGACATTCTTTTTCAATAAGTTATGAAATACACATATATCCAAACAATGGATGTAGCAAAAATGCGACTGTTTCGTTGGATGTGTAGCCACAGGAGGGAGATagaataagaaatgagattattagatctaatgTAGGAGTAGCATGAATTGAAGATGAGTTGCGAGAAAActgtttaagatggtatgggcaTGTACAACGTAGAGATAACGGTGCGACAGTAAGGAGaattgagagaatttgtataggagagtaTAGACATCGAAAAAGAAGACTTAAAAAACATGGCTCGAAGTATTAAGAAAatatatggattcaataggagttAATGAAAGTATGACCCTTCATAGAAATGAGTGGCATAAACGAATACACGCAATGAATTCTCGTTGATTTTTTCAAAGACTCATGCAGTCGAAGTTTTGGGATGAAGgcttagatgatgatgatgataagatTCATTTGAGATATTAGATTACTTAACACAATTATGATTCCTGTTGGCCAGAAATGATTTGGTAGGAACCACCCCAAGAAGGGTTTAAAACCAGGGTTTACTAGCAGTATCAGTATTATCCTTTAACCTCAATTACATCTTTCAAGCAAATCCTTTGTCTCCTATCATATATTCTACTCAATGAATTCAACAAAACCTAAAGCCAGACGAGCTGGCGGCTCATACTCCTTGGATTGAGCATTTCTTCTATTTAGGCACAGAAAAAATTAGGTGGGAACTATTTGCACTCCCATTTTCCCATTCACACCCCCTTCCCCCAACCACCAAACACACCCTTAACAAACTCATTCACACCCCAAATCTCTCTCCTCTCATGCTCACCAACACCGGCCACCACTGCCATGCTTATTCTGGCCACCGTTTTCGGCCACTGACATACCGAAAAGCTTCCCTTGACCTTCatgagcataacccaaccaacctcGCCTCAAACCGTCGCCTGTAGCCTCCGGAATTGTCCTTGGAAGCTCGCGGCCATAGTGAAGAAAAAGCTCCGATCCGGTTGAATCCGACGACGAAACGgcgaaccaccaccaccaacgagtTCACCGGCCAAAGACGAACCCGACCCAACTCTTGGCCGACCGGAACTGACACCGAGATGCCCGACTGGAGTTCACCTGCCAAAAACTCGGGATGGCAAAGGGGCAAGTTTGGTGGTTGGGGGAAGGGGGGTGTGAATGGGAAAATGGGGAGTGCAAATATTCTCCACCAAAAATTAATAATTCCATCCACACACAGAGAACAAGAGATACACATCAAGAGCAAACCATATCTTGGACattaacaaattaaaacaaTCAAAAGGAGTAGACTCCTTATAGCAAAAGAAATAACCTGAAAATTGTTCTTCTATGCAGGAACTGGAAAGACGAACATACTTGTCATAGCTTTACTGCCACACAGTCTGTATGTCCTGGATAATCAACACAAGCATATTTTTCCCTTAGTAGTCTCATACAACACTTTGGCCCAAAAtgcatttgaaaattaaaattgagagCAATAATAATCGAACTTCATGGCGATAAGAAATCAACAATCATGACAACAGAAAAAAGATCTAAAGCGAATGAATCCGTACATGGTTCCAGGGACATACAAAAGCCATTCCATGACCATGAATTGGCACTGTTACTGCCGCAAAGTGAGGCAACTAGTGGTGGCAGTACCATGGCTAGCGAAGATGTTGAAGCAGGGTTTAGCAGAAACAACTAATTTGCAAAGATCAATCCTCTGTTTATGCCTAGCGTAGTACTTCCGCATACTGAGAACAGAGTAATAGAGAACTTAGACTTTATGATCATGGGCCAACAAGCTCAAAATGCTTGGGCATATGTTTGTCTCTCTCTTTGGTTCACTCACACTTGAAGTCAAAAAGGATTGAGATTTTGGTTGAATAGAGGGGAAGGGAATGAGAATGCTCAAACTCGAGACTGAGATATCACACACGTGAATATCATCTGAGCTTGTGATTCTCAAGGATTGAGATTTTTGAAAGTGTTAAAGAGGAACTACATACATATTCTAAGTTCTAACACTCTCCTCACATTTACATCGAGCAATCAAACGGCCGAACAAGTGCAATTGAACAATCTGAGTTTAAATTGCGAAAGCTAAAATTTAAACACAAGATCCTCTTGCTTCGATATCATGTCACGATTAATTACTCTATCATTCAACCTAATAATTTAACTTGAAATCATTTTACGTCATTTATACATATctaacaattttattttaacacccaacattcaaaaaaaattaattccaaAGAGCACTGAAAATGCATGATAAGCATGACTGCATGATAGGCAAATTGGGAACTTATCTCGTACCTCTACAAATCAAGGAAAACCCAGAAAGACATCCAGCCATTTTCTGGCATCCAAAGAGCCATGAAAACGTTACATTTGGAATTTGCTCATTGtcaattttcaaagaaaaaaagaatcataTTCATCTCCGTCGGCCGCCGATCATCTAACAGGATACCAAAGAAGGATATATTACATCATTTTCTCCCAAAACATGTGGTAAATTTAATGCATTTCTGGTCAAGTGAAAACCAACAAAATCATCTTCAGACACATTGACAACCTTCTATTTCTACTCttcaatcttcttttctttttctttctgatCAATAATAATCTCAAAGCTATAATCCCTAACTATCCTACTTACAAAATAATACAACACGGAACCGTAAAAAGGCCAGGggggaaaagaaagaggaagaacTGCATTCTCAATGTCAACGACGGAAGAAGTTTAAATCCCAACGACGCCTCAAACCATCCATAATACGGTTGTTTGGGCTTCGTACTACTGTCACCGTGGCTTTTGTTTCACCAGACACATCTGCATCTGATGAGCTCTGGATGCTAGCTGAGGTATCACTACGAGAAGAGCTCCCGGTGCTTTCCCTAACAATTGTGGA is a genomic window containing:
- the LOC120001667 gene encoding uncharacterized protein LOC120001667, translating into MSSHKQDKRAPQAHSPLLLVFITTTSSPFFLHNIKLKKFQGTTSLSLSKSSNFFKSFNKLLNNKSFQSPSLPSTKLFNPIVLIGCSSQVSFNMDVRKSVESDGSVHLQIIENSRLSETYGSSNTIFELENRAIEKRDSSTADSVAPTTPTTIRAPEKKLTLFALRLAVLEKAATGLGTLGFIWATVVLLGGFAITLDKTDFWFITTILLIEGTRIFSRSHELEWQHEATWSITGAGMNSFRALRDSSHNFFGYLKEIFNPLFTVTKKGRQSREVTMTTAQASPGNWDQRKTPTRAWTNSDVPLLPYGRWVFLSRNISQILYWLQILSATACVVLSLMKLIKHNYGEVSKGDTDKRNRKSALTIFYSLALAEALLFLMEKAYWEWKVRFCKLLEDVNSECGLGPSGMVSMRRFFYDAYSRCVNGSIFDGLKMDMVAFGMDLLASNSTDEQLIGARILRQLSASEQFSDDTLQKIGINISLIERLVEMLSWKNPQEEEIRQSAAEILSKLAGKKQNSLRVAGIPGAMESISSLLETNRISIAATDEIGEKRIIFDHRHYGFWTFNQLGLLILKKLAHDHDNCGKIGNTRGLLPKIIDFTHAEERLLKDENVAPSQIMTVKRSLQLVKMLASTTGTTGEHLRREISEIVFTISNIRDILKNGEKHPMLQKLAIEILTSLAQEEDATERIGGTGGVLKELFNIFFNHQMPESQYHVRIAAGEALAMLALESRNNCHQILKLQVLERLVGALEVPLLRINTARILRNLCTYSGSDRFNQLKGVAAAAPTILKAIMLGENKLQEVMVGLAAHVLKYVTSEESTIMFEEAGIKEADLANKLVEILRKYEKPAIKVPRIRRFAIELAIWMMLNNREDVRIFKDRGMEEELEGVLETTAEIESFNIFSGTVGLSRHSTTIHSLVETALELLRDGENQAAWH